The following coding sequences lie in one Sesamum indicum cultivar Zhongzhi No. 13 linkage group LG9, S_indicum_v1.0, whole genome shotgun sequence genomic window:
- the LOC105170767 gene encoding serine carboxypeptidase-like 51, whose translation MEKSLFVVFLHCSVLLSLSFLIPAFHGGSIAEAVRTKDGSEAWGYVEVRPKAHMFWWYYRSPYRSEDPGKPWPVILWLQGGPGASGVGIGNFEEIGPLDTYLKPRNSTWLRKADLLFVDNPVGTGYSFVEEPNLVVKTDYEAAADLTTLLIEVFNRNESLQKSPLYIVAESYGGKYAVTLGLSALRAIQAGKLKLKLGGIALGDSWISPEDFVFSWGPLLKDVSRLDNNGLAKSNSLAEQIKGELDAGKYVEATESWNELEGVITSSSNSVDFYNFLLDSGMDPVSLTASELSRQIAKRRYLRYLNSLRSSTPGGGGDLDSLMNGEIKKKLKIIPDDVQWGGQSDLVFTALEGDFMKPRIDEVDELLARGVNVTVYNGQLDVICSTKGTEAWVEKLKWDGLKSFLSMDRTPIYCGDSKMTKGFTKSYRNFNFYWILGAGHFVPVDQPCVALSMIGSITQSPVQSKFISH comes from the exons atggaaaagtccCTTTTCGTTGTTTTCCTTCATTGTTCTGTATTATTATCGTTATCATTCTTGATTCCAGCTTTTCATGGTGGATCAATAGCCGAAGCTGTAAGAACAAAAGATGGATCAGAAGCCTGGGGTTACGTTGAAGTCAGGCCAA AAGCCCACATGTTTTGGTGGTATTACAGGAGTCCATACAGGAGTGAAGATCCAGGGAAGCCATGGCCTGTCATTCTTTGGCTCCAGGGTGGACCT GGTGCTTCTGGAGTTGGGATTGGGAATTTTGAGGAGATAGGGCCTCTGGACACATATTTGAAGCCAAGAAACTCAACTTGGCTCAGAAAAGCTGATCTTCTCTTTGTG GACAATCCAGTTGGCACAGGATACAGCTTTGTGGAGGAGCCGAATCTGGTGGTGAAAACTGATTATGAGGCTGCAGCTGATCTAACTACGCTTTTGATTGAAGTTTTCAACAGAAATGAGAGCCTCCAGAAAAGCCCTCTCTATATAGTAGCAGAGTCTTATGGAGGGAAATATGCTGTTACTCTTGGATTGTCAGCTCTCAGGGCCATTCAGGCTGGAAAACTCAAACTCAAGCTCGGAG GAATTGCACTTGGGGACTCCTGGATTTCACCAGAAGACTTCGTG TTCTCATGGGGGCCTCTCCTGAAAGATGTTTCCAGGCTCGACAACAACGGCCTGGCCAAATCAAACAG TTTGGCGGAGCAGATAAAAGGGGAGCTTGATGCTGGTAAATATGTTGAGGCAACCGAGTCCTGGAATGAGCTCGAGGGTGTCATCACTTCCAGCAGTAATTCTGTG gatttctataattttctgTTGGATTCAGGAATGGACCCTGTTTCCCTAACAGCTTCTGAGCTATCACGGCAGATTGCAAAGAGACGGTACTTGAGATATCTGAATTCCTTGAGGTCTTCTACTCCTGGTGGAGGTGGTGATCTTGATAGCCTCATGAATGGGGAGATCAAGAAGAAGCTGAAGATCATCCCAGATGACGTTCA ATGGGGAGGGCAGTCCGATCTCGTTTTCACTGCACTAGAAGGAGATTTCATGAAGCCGAGGATCGATGAG GTTGATGAGCTGCTTGCAAGAGGAGTCAATGTGACTGTATATAATGGTCAA cTCGACGTCATTTGCTCGACCAAGGGAACTGAAGCGTGGGTCGAAAAGCTCAA GTGGGATGGGCTGAAAAGTTTCTTGAGCATGGATAGAACCCCAATCTATTGTGGGGACTCAAAAATGACAAAGGGCTTCACCAAATCATAcagaaatttcaatttctacTGGATTCTTGGAGCTGGCCACTTT GTGCCTGTGGACCAGCCGTGTGTGGCACTAAGCATGATAGGTAGTATAACTCAGTCTCCTgttcaatcaaaattcataagccattaa